In one Bacillus sp. PK3_68 genomic region, the following are encoded:
- a CDS encoding flavin reductase family protein, which yields MDDRLFRNAMGKFATGVTVITTELDGEAHGMTANAFMSVSLNPKLVLISIGEKAKMLEKINESGKFAVNILAAEQQEISMLFAGQIKEKREAEFDRIQDVPVIKGALANVVCKVYSKQVAGDHTLFIGEVQDIVLREGTPLTFFEGKYGQLAEGQLA from the coding sequence ATGGATGATCGGTTATTCCGCAATGCAATGGGGAAATTTGCGACAGGTGTAACAGTTATTACAACTGAGTTGGATGGAGAAGCACATGGAATGACGGCAAATGCCTTCATGTCCGTGTCACTCAATCCAAAGCTCGTCTTAATTTCGATTGGTGAAAAAGCAAAAATGCTTGAGAAAATTAATGAATCCGGCAAATTTGCTGTTAACATTTTAGCAGCAGAGCAACAAGAAATATCGATGTTGTTTGCCGGCCAAATCAAGGAAAAACGTGAAGCGGAATTCGACCGCATTCAGGATGTTCCAGTAATTAAAGGTGCGCTTGCCAATGTTGTCTGTAAGGTGTATTCAAAGCAAGTAGCTGGAGACCATACATTATTCATCGGTGAAGTGCAGGATATTGTTTTACGTGAAGGAACACCGCTTACTTTCTTTGAAGGAAAATACGGCCAGCTTGCAGAAGGACAGCTCGCTTAA
- a CDS encoding sodium:solute symporter family protein, giving the protein MNFTILIPILLLYLGIMSALAYYGYKTTKSEADYLVGGRGINPTVMALSYGATFISTSSLIGFGGVASLYGFGLLWLCFLNIVFGVFISFVFFGTRIRKLSEKLEAYTFAELLGKRYQSKFITVFSGIIIFVLMPAYTSIVLVGGGRFLQETLSMNYNVALLVLAVIVGFYVLSGGIKAVMYTDAFAAVVMFVGMAIFLFMGYKAVGGVIDGHAGLTAMKNLVPQSLVEQGHRGWTSMPELGSPIWWTLVSTIVMGVGIGVLAQPQLVMRFMTVKNNQALYRSVIVGGIFIFFMTGAAFMLGPISNLYFQEHVGKLSIEVAKGNVDLVIPALINHLMPEWFVYLFTLTLLSAAISTISSLIHLQGSAFGQDILKSFGIQSFLGMDASRIGVLIGIVAAVALSYVLPEGVIAQATAFWFGICAAGFLPVMIGAFFWKRSTRAGAKASMIVGFTVSILGFMFLHEKEAVVLGLSKALFGKDTLFAYPMTHVDPLFYALPLSTVVFIFVSLLTKDKLEKEEQQQKEKAV; this is encoded by the coding sequence ATGAATTTTACTATATTAATTCCTATCCTTTTACTTTACTTGGGTATTATGTCGGCACTTGCCTATTACGGTTATAAAACAACAAAGTCAGAAGCTGATTATTTAGTGGGTGGACGAGGAATCAATCCTACAGTCATGGCGCTTTCTTATGGAGCTACCTTTATCAGCACCTCTTCTCTTATTGGTTTTGGCGGTGTGGCCTCATTATATGGATTTGGACTATTATGGCTTTGTTTTCTAAACATTGTTTTTGGGGTCTTTATTTCTTTTGTCTTTTTTGGGACACGCATTCGAAAACTTTCGGAAAAGCTGGAAGCATACACATTTGCTGAGCTTTTAGGAAAGCGCTATCAATCGAAGTTTATTACTGTATTTTCTGGAATCATAATTTTTGTATTAATGCCTGCTTATACGAGTATTGTCCTTGTAGGCGGAGGACGCTTTCTTCAGGAAACTCTTTCAATGAATTATAATGTTGCACTGTTAGTATTAGCTGTCATTGTCGGCTTTTATGTACTAAGCGGTGGAATTAAAGCTGTTATGTATACCGATGCCTTTGCAGCGGTTGTCATGTTTGTCGGTATGGCTATCTTTCTGTTTATGGGCTATAAAGCAGTGGGAGGTGTGATTGACGGACATGCTGGATTAACGGCAATGAAGAATCTTGTTCCTCAGTCTTTAGTAGAGCAAGGGCATCGCGGATGGACCTCCATGCCGGAATTAGGTTCTCCTATTTGGTGGACGTTAGTCAGCACGATCGTTATGGGAGTCGGGATCGGTGTACTAGCTCAGCCGCAGCTTGTTATGCGATTTATGACAGTCAAAAACAATCAGGCACTGTATCGTTCGGTGATCGTTGGTGGAATCTTCATTTTCTTTATGACAGGTGCTGCTTTTATGCTCGGTCCGATCAGTAATTTGTATTTTCAGGAGCATGTAGGAAAGCTTTCCATAGAGGTAGCTAAGGGAAATGTAGATCTCGTGATTCCCGCGTTAATTAATCATTTAATGCCGGAATGGTTCGTCTATTTATTCACGCTTACCTTATTGTCGGCTGCTATTTCAACTATCAGTTCTCTTATTCATTTGCAGGGATCTGCTTTTGGGCAAGATATCTTGAAAAGCTTTGGTATTCAATCGTTTTTAGGAATGGATGCTTCCCGTATCGGTGTGCTTATCGGTATTGTGGCGGCAGTTGCTTTGTCTTATGTATTGCCTGAAGGGGTCATCGCACAGGCGACAGCTTTTTGGTTCGGCATTTGTGCGGCTGGATTTCTCCCGGTTATGATTGGGGCGTTTTTCTGGAAGCGGTCGACGAGAGCAGGAGCTAAGGCCAGCATGATTGTTGGATTTACAGTTAGCATCTTAGGGTTTATGTTCCTGCACGAAAAGGAGGCTGTTGTCCTTGGGTTATCAAAAGCTTTATTTGGAAAAGATACATTGTTTGCTTATCCAATGACACATGTTGATCCATTGTTTTATGCACTGCCATTATCTACTGTTGTCTTTATCTTTGTAAGTTTGCTTACGAAAGATAAACTAGAGAAGGAAGAACAGCAACAGAAGGAGAAGGCGGTGTGA
- a CDS encoding fumarylacetoacetate hydrolase family protein, translating into MKRAKVAYAGAIHEAVEKDEGRLQLNDGRMVKKEEVVWLPPVEPRTVFALGLNYADHAAELSFKAPEEPLVFLKGPNTFIGHCGQTRRPGDVEYMHYECELAVVIGRPARNVKREEAYDYVSGYTVANDYAIRDYLENYYRPNLRVKNRDTCTPIGPWFVEKEAVPDPMNLTLRTYVNGELTQEGNTKDMVFDIPYLIEYLSSFMTLNEGDIILTGTPKGSVDTKVGDEVITEIEGIGRLVNTIVGDETFGIRTASAKVTSKQTM; encoded by the coding sequence ATGAAGCGGGCAAAAGTTGCTTATGCAGGAGCGATTCACGAAGCTGTAGAGAAAGATGAGGGCCGTTTGCAGCTGAATGACGGCCGAATGGTTAAGAAGGAAGAGGTCGTATGGCTGCCGCCAGTTGAACCGCGGACCGTTTTTGCTCTTGGCCTCAATTATGCTGATCATGCTGCAGAGTTGTCCTTTAAAGCACCGGAAGAACCTCTTGTTTTTTTGAAGGGTCCAAACACATTCATTGGCCACTGTGGACAGACACGACGTCCAGGAGATGTAGAGTATATGCACTATGAATGTGAGTTGGCTGTTGTGATTGGCCGTCCAGCACGCAATGTGAAACGAGAAGAGGCGTATGATTATGTATCAGGCTATACCGTTGCTAATGACTACGCCATTCGTGATTACCTGGAGAATTACTATCGTCCCAATCTGCGTGTGAAAAACAGGGATACATGTACACCAATCGGCCCCTGGTTCGTTGAAAAAGAAGCTGTTCCGGATCCGATGAACCTAACATTAAGAACATATGTCAATGGAGAGCTCACTCAAGAAGGTAACACGAAAGATATGGTCTTCGATATTCCTTATTTGATCGAATATTTAAGTAGCTTTATGACGCTCAACGAGGGAGATATCATTTTAACAGGCACACCGAAAGGATCGGTGGATACGAAAGTTGGCGACGAGGTCATTACAGAAATAGAAGGCATTGGCCGCCTTGTTAATACTATTGTAGGAGATGAGACATTTGGCATTCGCACCGCTTCTGCGAAAGTAACATCCAAACAGACGATGTAA
- the hpaE gene encoding 5-carboxymethyl-2-hydroxymuconate semialdehyde dehydrogenase gives MQVQAAGQQELTHKRVEDVKLYIDGQFTDAEAGATFENVNPFTNKVNNVVAEGRAEDINKAVAAAKKAFEEGPWGKMKVAERMKYIERIADLIEENAEEISYLESLDTGLPISQTKKQAARAAENFRFYSRMVQSVLHGESYPMDDEFINYTVYKPLGPIGLITPWNAPFMLETWKVAPALATGNTVILKPAELSPLTANKLAEVINQAGLPEGVFNIVHGFGETAGATLVAHPDVKAISFTGETTTGSIIIKNSADTLKKTSMELGGKSPLIVFEDADLDRALDAAVWGIFSFNGERCTANSRLFLHKNIKEEFVEKLKKRVMNIKIGDPMDAKTQLGPLIEKEHFNKVKSYIELAKEEGCEVIQGVVPEEVKAGNFVPPTLLLNAKNEMRVCQEEIFGPVMAVIEFEDEAEVVKAANDVRYGLAGYVWTNDIKRGHRVAQAVEAGMIWINAQNVRDLRIPFGGMKDSGVGREGGRYALFEFYTEPKIIHVAIGDHHIPQFGK, from the coding sequence ATGCAAGTACAAGCAGCTGGACAACAAGAGTTAACCCATAAACGAGTAGAAGATGTAAAACTCTATATTGATGGTCAGTTTACCGATGCCGAAGCAGGCGCTACCTTTGAAAATGTGAACCCATTTACGAATAAGGTAAATAACGTGGTGGCCGAGGGTCGTGCAGAAGATATCAACAAAGCCGTAGCTGCGGCAAAGAAAGCGTTCGAAGAAGGGCCATGGGGCAAGATGAAAGTGGCCGAACGCATGAAGTATATTGAGCGTATCGCTGACCTGATCGAGGAAAACGCGGAAGAAATTTCTTATCTGGAATCCCTTGATACAGGTCTTCCGATCAGCCAGACGAAGAAACAGGCAGCTCGTGCCGCAGAGAACTTTCGTTTTTATTCCCGCATGGTGCAATCCGTATTGCACGGAGAATCATACCCAATGGATGATGAATTCATCAATTACACTGTCTATAAGCCGCTTGGACCCATTGGACTGATTACACCATGGAATGCGCCATTTATGCTGGAAACATGGAAAGTTGCTCCAGCTTTGGCAACGGGGAATACCGTGATCCTGAAACCGGCGGAGCTATCTCCTTTGACAGCGAACAAGTTAGCGGAAGTCATCAATCAAGCCGGCCTTCCAGAAGGGGTGTTCAACATTGTGCATGGCTTCGGGGAAACAGCAGGCGCGACGCTTGTGGCACATCCAGATGTAAAAGCCATTTCCTTTACTGGGGAAACAACGACAGGCTCAATCATTATTAAGAATTCGGCCGATACGTTAAAGAAAACCTCCATGGAACTGGGCGGTAAGTCCCCGCTAATCGTGTTTGAAGATGCGGACCTTGACCGCGCCCTGGATGCAGCGGTATGGGGAATCTTCTCCTTTAATGGTGAACGCTGCACAGCGAACTCTCGTCTGTTCCTTCATAAAAACATTAAAGAGGAGTTCGTGGAGAAATTAAAGAAACGCGTCATGAATATTAAGATCGGCGATCCAATGGATGCAAAAACACAGCTTGGACCTCTAATTGAAAAAGAGCATTTTAATAAAGTTAAAAGTTACATTGAATTAGCAAAAGAAGAAGGCTGTGAAGTGATTCAGGGAGTAGTGCCCGAAGAAGTGAAAGCCGGCAACTTTGTGCCGCCCACACTGTTATTAAATGCTAAAAACGAAATGAGAGTGTGTCAGGAAGAAATCTTCGGACCGGTGATGGCGGTCATCGAATTTGAAGATGAAGCAGAAGTGGTTAAAGCAGCGAATGATGTGCGTTATGGCCTTGCAGGATACGTGTGGACGAACGACATTAAACGCGGCCATCGTGTTGCTCAGGCAGTCGAAGCCGGCATGATCTGGATCAATGCACAAAACGTGCGTGATTTAAGAATCCCATTTGGCGGAATGAAAGACAGCGGGGTCGGTCGAGAAGGCGGTCGTTATGCACTCTTTGAATTCTATACAGAACCAAAAATCATTCACGTAGCGATTGGCGACCATCATATTCCACAGTTCGGTAAGTAA
- a CDS encoding symporter small accessory protein, with translation MFGMEDPIIAFAWIGTILSMIGCVVFGAVMWNRGEGE, from the coding sequence ATGTTTGGCATGGAAGATCCAATAATTGCTTTTGCCTGGATTGGCACCATTTTATCGATGATTGGCTGTGTTGTGTTTGGAGCAGTCATGTGGAATCGCGGGGAAGGAGAATGA
- the gsiB gene encoding glucose starvation-inducible protein GsiB — translation MAKNNNENNDKKMTVEEAGRKGGEATSENHDKDFYQEIGRKGGEATAENHDKEFYQEIGRKGGEATAENHDKDFYQEIGRKGGEATSENHDKDFYQEIGRKGGEATSENHDKDFYEEIGEKGGNARAKQRDND, via the coding sequence ATGGCAAAAAACAACAATGAAAACAACGACAAAAAAATGACTGTGGAAGAAGCTGGCCGCAAAGGCGGAGAAGCCACTTCTGAAAACCATGACAAGGACTTCTACCAAGAAATCGGCCGCAAAGGCGGAGAAGCTACTGCTGAAAATCATGACAAAGAATTCTATCAAGAAATTGGCCGCAAAGGTGGAGAAGCTACTGCTGAAAATCATGACAAGGACTTCTACCAAGAAATCGGCCGCAAAGGCGGAGAAGCCACTTCTGAAAATCATGACAAAGACTTCTACCAAGAAATTGGCCGCAAAGGCGGAGAAGCCACTTCTGAAAACCATGATAAAGATTTCTACGAAGAAATCGGTGAAAAAGGCGGAAATGCTCGCGCAAAACAACGTGACAATGATTAA
- the hpaI gene encoding 2,4-dihydroxyhept-2-ene-1,7-dioic acid aldolase: MSKVQEAKEKLKGSIAPVITSFKQDESLDLDTFKSLINWQIESGSHGISVTGTSGEPSSLTVEERELVMETAIQTINGRVPFAPGTGSVNFNEALRLTKAAQEMGADAAMVIVPYYNKPSQHALYTHYKTIADAVDIPIVVYNIPGRTGVNLEVKTLARLVEDCPNIIGAKESNKDFEHVNRVLLNCGRDFKLFSGIELLCYPMLTIGGAGSISATANVAPAQVAEMHNAWMEGNTERALELHYELMPLNDVLFKDTNPAPVKAALGMMGKIEPVLRKPMALPTQELQDEIRDVLKSYNILPEGISAN; this comes from the coding sequence ATGTCAAAAGTTCAGGAAGCAAAAGAAAAGTTAAAAGGGTCGATTGCACCGGTCATTACTTCTTTTAAACAGGATGAGAGTTTAGATCTCGATACATTCAAAAGCTTAATCAACTGGCAAATTGAAAGCGGAAGCCACGGAATTTCCGTGACGGGTACATCGGGAGAGCCAAGTTCCCTAACCGTAGAAGAAAGAGAGCTTGTGATGGAAACAGCGATCCAAACGATCAATGGACGCGTCCCATTCGCACCGGGCACAGGTTCCGTCAACTTCAACGAAGCGCTGCGCTTAACGAAAGCGGCACAGGAAATGGGCGCCGACGCCGCAATGGTCATCGTTCCTTATTACAATAAACCTTCTCAGCACGCGCTTTATACTCATTACAAAACGATCGCCGATGCGGTAGATATTCCAATCGTTGTCTATAACATTCCAGGACGCACAGGCGTGAACCTGGAAGTGAAAACACTGGCTCGTTTAGTGGAAGACTGCCCGAACATTATCGGGGCGAAAGAGTCTAATAAAGACTTTGAACATGTAAACCGCGTCCTGTTAAATTGCGGAAGAGACTTTAAGCTGTTCTCTGGCATTGAGTTGCTTTGCTATCCGATGCTGACGATCGGCGGTGCTGGTTCCATCAGTGCGACAGCGAACGTCGCGCCAGCACAAGTGGCAGAAATGCACAACGCCTGGATGGAAGGAAATACGGAAAGAGCGCTTGAGCTTCACTATGAATTGATGCCATTAAACGATGTGCTCTTTAAAGATACAAATCCAGCACCGGTCAAAGCCGCTCTCGGCATGATGGGCAAAATCGAGCCGGTTCTGCGCAAGCCAATGGCGTTGCCAACGCAGGAACTGCAGGATGAAATCCGTGACGTACTGAAATCGTACAATATCTTACCGGAAGGTATTTCAGCGAACTAA
- the hpaB gene encoding 4-hydroxyphenylacetate 3-monooxygenase, oxygenase component translates to MPAKTGKEYIERVDQAQANVWINGEQVKGKISEHPAFKGVMKTQAELYDMQHDPKKKDFMTYESPTTSDRVGTSFIQPRTKEDLEMRRKMMQEWARHNNGMMGRSPDYINVGMMAYGSASEMFGKQDPFYAQNMSKYYEYCRENDLSLTHTLIQPQVNRGVNAAQLPDPYIAARIKEKTSEGVVIKGARLLATQGGITDEIMVFPSTLLKQAEEENPYAYAFSIPNNTPGLKFICRESFDYGKSNFDHPLGSRFEEMDTIVVFDDVVVPWDRVFALGDVGVCNQAYNESNAVVHMTHQVVSKNVAKTEFILGLVQLMIETINIGQYQHVQEKASEIIMALETVKAYVAASEANAKVDKWGIMTPDFTPLNIARNYYPKIYPRFSEIMQLLGASGLMAIPNEADFNSEIRPDLDKYLQSATGSAYDRVKLYRLAWDVCMSAFGTRQTLYERFFFGDPVRMASALYNGYDKQEYVDRVKEFLDRSEQLIQK, encoded by the coding sequence ATGCCAGCTAAAACAGGTAAGGAATACATCGAGAGAGTCGACCAGGCTCAAGCGAACGTCTGGATTAATGGAGAGCAGGTAAAGGGAAAAATCTCTGAGCACCCTGCATTTAAAGGAGTCATGAAAACACAGGCTGAGTTATATGATATGCAGCATGATCCAAAGAAAAAAGATTTTATGACATATGAATCGCCAACGACGAGTGATCGTGTCGGTACTTCTTTTATCCAGCCAAGAACGAAAGAAGACTTGGAAATGCGCCGTAAAATGATGCAGGAATGGGCGAGACATAACAACGGAATGATGGGACGCTCACCGGATTACATCAATGTTGGAATGATGGCTTACGGATCTGCATCGGAAATGTTCGGCAAGCAAGACCCTTTCTATGCTCAGAATATGTCGAAATATTATGAATACTGTCGAGAAAATGACTTATCTTTAACTCACACGCTGATTCAGCCGCAAGTAAACCGGGGTGTGAATGCGGCTCAGCTGCCGGATCCATATATCGCAGCCCGCATTAAAGAAAAGACATCAGAAGGCGTTGTAATTAAAGGCGCTAGATTGCTGGCTACCCAAGGCGGCATTACAGATGAAATTATGGTATTCCCTTCTACTTTATTAAAACAAGCGGAAGAAGAAAATCCTTATGCTTACGCTTTCTCTATTCCAAATAACACACCTGGATTAAAGTTCATTTGCCGTGAATCATTTGATTATGGAAAGTCCAATTTTGATCATCCGCTAGGTTCTCGTTTTGAAGAAATGGATACGATCGTTGTTTTCGACGATGTCGTTGTTCCTTGGGATCGCGTATTTGCTCTTGGTGATGTAGGAGTCTGTAACCAGGCATATAACGAAAGTAATGCAGTGGTTCATATGACGCACCAAGTCGTTTCTAAAAATGTTGCCAAAACAGAGTTTATTCTTGGCCTTGTTCAACTAATGATCGAAACAATCAATATCGGACAATATCAGCACGTTCAGGAAAAAGCATCTGAAATCATTATGGCACTAGAAACGGTGAAAGCTTATGTCGCGGCATCAGAAGCAAATGCTAAAGTTGATAAATGGGGCATCATGACACCGGACTTTACGCCATTGAATATTGCTCGTAACTACTACCCGAAAATCTATCCTCGCTTCAGTGAAATTATGCAATTGCTTGGTGCTAGCGGTTTAATGGCCATTCCAAACGAAGCAGACTTTAATTCAGAAATCCGTCCGGATCTCGACAAGTATTTGCAGTCTGCCACTGGAAGCGCTTACGACCGTGTGAAATTATATCGCTTGGCATGGGATGTATGCATGAGTGCCTTTGGAACGAGACAAACATTGTATGAGCGCTTCTTCTTTGGTGATCCAGTCAGAATGGCAAGCGCACTATACAACGGCTATGACAAACAGGAGTACGTAGACCGTGTAAAAGAATTCTTAGATCGTTCAGAGCAGCTCATTCAAAAATAA
- a CDS encoding fumarylacetoacetate hydrolase family protein, with protein MVTAKVKFHGTLQSDEINVKLMEGVVEKEGQSFNFDQLVVDAPVSGTVYGTLLNYKGALEALGEAVNEAPYKASPKAPILYIKPANTINSHKRPVPLPEGIEALEIGASMGLVIGRTATRVSEEEAFDYVAGYTVVNDVSIPHESVYRPAIRQKARDGFCPIGPWIIKREDVPNPDQIHTRVYINGELRQENTTANLIRPIARLLADVTDFMTLHAGDILLVGIPEKAPLAKAGDVVRIEVEGVGALENTIVPEQELAEGGLK; from the coding sequence ATGGTAACAGCAAAGGTGAAATTTCATGGCACGCTGCAATCAGATGAAATCAATGTGAAGCTGATGGAAGGTGTGGTGGAGAAGGAAGGCCAGTCTTTTAACTTTGATCAGCTGGTTGTAGATGCACCGGTTTCCGGTACTGTATATGGCACGCTCTTAAACTACAAAGGAGCCTTGGAAGCGCTGGGGGAGGCGGTCAATGAGGCCCCTTACAAAGCGTCTCCTAAAGCCCCGATTCTTTACATTAAACCGGCAAATACAATCAATAGCCATAAACGGCCGGTTCCACTTCCAGAAGGCATCGAAGCACTTGAAATCGGAGCCTCAATGGGATTAGTCATTGGCCGTACAGCTACACGAGTGAGTGAAGAAGAAGCATTCGATTATGTAGCTGGCTATACGGTAGTCAATGATGTCAGTATTCCACACGAAAGTGTTTATCGTCCAGCTATTAGACAAAAAGCACGTGACGGGTTTTGCCCGATCGGTCCCTGGATCATCAAGCGTGAAGATGTGCCAAATCCTGATCAGATACATACCCGTGTATATATTAATGGAGAATTGCGCCAAGAAAACACAACAGCAAATTTAATTCGTCCAATAGCCAGGTTATTGGCAGACGTAACCGATTTTATGACGTTGCATGCTGGAGATATCCTGCTTGTAGGCATTCCTGAAAAGGCACCACTTGCCAAAGCTGGCGATGTTGTTCGCATTGAGGTAGAGGGAGTGGGCGCGCTCGAAAATACGATTGTGCCTGAACAAGAATTAGCAGAGGGGGGCTTAAAATGA
- the hpaD gene encoding 3,4-dihydroxyphenylacetate 2,3-dioxygenase, protein MDFNIIRIARTVLNVKDLERSRKFYVDALGFIETESKDDCIYLRGLEEHVHHSLVLKKSEKVGVYALGYKVEKDEDLDKLAVFFQSKGLKTKWLEEGTQHALGRALHVHDVSGMPLEFFCKMDKAERLLQRYDLYRGARIQRIDHVNCAVPDVQKAYDFFINELGFACSEYTATEDDSIWAAWLHRKPSVHDQAFMNGEGPRLHHFAYWLPDPLALIHCCDVLASLGYADSIERGPGRHGLSNAFFLYLRDPDGHRIELYNGDYLTSDSDFEPIRWDLNDPRRQTFWGAKAPDSWFNETSPFLDIETGEFVETEAAKLEQKKPEFII, encoded by the coding sequence ATGGATTTTAACATTATCCGTATTGCAAGAACCGTATTAAATGTAAAGGATCTTGAGCGTTCAAGAAAATTTTATGTCGATGCGCTAGGGTTTATAGAAACAGAAAGCAAGGATGATTGCATTTATTTAAGAGGATTAGAGGAGCATGTTCATCATAGCTTAGTATTGAAAAAATCCGAGAAAGTGGGTGTCTACGCACTCGGCTACAAAGTAGAAAAAGATGAAGACCTTGATAAGCTTGCAGTCTTTTTCCAATCAAAAGGCCTGAAAACAAAGTGGCTTGAGGAGGGAACACAGCATGCGCTCGGTCGTGCGCTTCATGTCCATGATGTATCGGGGATGCCGCTTGAATTCTTCTGTAAAATGGATAAAGCCGAGCGTCTGCTGCAACGTTATGACTTATATAGAGGCGCAAGAATTCAGCGCATTGACCATGTAAACTGTGCGGTGCCTGATGTTCAGAAAGCCTATGACTTTTTCATTAACGAATTAGGATTTGCTTGTTCTGAATACACGGCAACAGAAGATGACAGTATTTGGGCGGCATGGCTGCATCGCAAGCCGAGCGTTCATGATCAGGCATTCATGAATGGAGAAGGCCCGCGCCTTCACCACTTTGCTTACTGGCTGCCAGATCCATTAGCTCTTATTCATTGCTGTGATGTACTCGCTTCACTCGGCTATGCGGACAGCATTGAACGCGGACCAGGCCGTCATGGTTTATCCAACGCCTTCTTCTTATATTTAAGAGATCCGGATGGTCATCGAATTGAATTGTATAACGGTGATTACTTAACAAGTGATTCGGACTTTGAACCGATCCGCTGGGATTTAAATGATCCACGCCGCCAAACGTTCTGGGGAGCGAAAGCACCGGACAGCTGGTTCAATGAAACGTCTCCATTCCTTGATATTGAAACAGGGGAATTCGTAGAAACAGAAGCTGCCAAGCTGGAACAAAAGAAACCTGAATTTATTATCTAA
- the ribF gene encoding riboflavin biosynthesis protein RibF, producing the protein METIHIEHPNQIPTTAGSTPCVLALGFFDGVHIGHRGILEAARSAARKKGYQFNVMTFYPHPKDILFPEREPMTYLTPLPVKEERFQEIGVDQLFIVKFTPEFAKLSPEDFIEHYIVNLHCKHVVAGFDYHYGHKGKGNMKTLTEAGYGKFEVTTVQKIEQQAEKISSTAVRELLATGKVEKASDLLGQSYEVRGKVKQNSLFYKNHQFIKVDINQDYRLPKLGVYRVEAEIEGRSYEGICHQMTVIGRQPFLLIQLKECFADTYGKKVNIKWLKYMFGKQKETAEVNDYIQREDMVI; encoded by the coding sequence ATGGAAACGATTCACATTGAACATCCAAACCAAATCCCAACAACAGCCGGATCAACTCCTTGTGTGCTGGCGCTCGGTTTTTTCGACGGAGTCCATATTGGACATCGCGGCATTCTTGAAGCGGCAAGATCGGCGGCAAGAAAAAAAGGCTATCAATTCAATGTTATGACCTTTTATCCCCATCCGAAAGATATCCTCTTTCCTGAGCGGGAGCCAATGACATACTTGACGCCACTGCCGGTAAAAGAAGAGCGTTTCCAGGAGATTGGTGTGGATCAATTATTCATTGTGAAGTTTACTCCTGAATTTGCAAAGCTGTCCCCTGAAGACTTTATTGAGCATTATATTGTGAATCTTCACTGTAAACATGTGGTCGCTGGATTCGATTACCATTATGGCCATAAAGGGAAAGGCAACATGAAGACACTCACTGAGGCAGGATACGGAAAATTCGAGGTAACAACCGTCCAAAAGATTGAGCAGCAAGCTGAAAAAATCAGCTCTACTGCCGTGCGTGAATTGTTGGCTACTGGAAAAGTAGAGAAGGCTTCTGACTTGCTTGGTCAGTCTTATGAGGTGAGAGGAAAAGTGAAGCAAAACTCTCTATTTTACAAGAACCATCAATTTATAAAAGTGGATATTAATCAAGATTACCGCCTGCCGAAGCTCGGTGTTTATCGTGTAGAAGCAGAAATCGAGGGCCGGTCGTATGAAGGCATTTGCCACCAAATGACCGTTATAGGCCGCCAACCATTCTTGCTTATCCAGCTAAAAGAATGTTTTGCAGACACCTATGGAAAAAAAGTAAACATCAAATGGCTAAAATATATGTTTGGCAAACAAAAAGAAACAGCCGAAGTGAATGATTATATTCAAAGAGAGGACATGGTCATTTAA